From the Desulfovibrio sp. JY genome, one window contains:
- a CDS encoding insulinase family protein, protein MRWRFSLFLLTSLLALAAVAAAAEPPHVVRLPNGLTVMVIEDNRFPLVSERLFVHAGSGYETPKQAGLSHLLEHMVFKSTAKRPAGQVASDVEGAGGELNASTSFDSTTFRVDMPADRWKLGLDVIKDMIFGAKFVPEELDSERKVVLSELARGRDNPDNRLFQMTQAMAWPGQSYGWPVIGFPETVSKFTADDLRAYVKERYQPQSMLLVVAGKVRAEDVEQEAGELFGSLVNDRPQTPIVPYVQPGMAVGQPMVKVEYGQWNKVRLQLSFPTPGIRTADEASLDVLAQLLAGDETSRLYRTFKYDKKLVDDISCTSMTLERGGLFIIDVSLDAKNVAAFWQGLLTELAHLRGSSFTDHELARVKLNIEDGLYRAKETLAGMAMKAGYFRFYGYDPNGEANYLRAVRLVDQKSLQAVIEATLRPERRLVAALVPKADEKVVTADALTALANKAWPAPKAASATTTQAAGGVAAPEVADLGGGHTLVLLPDKTLPYVSVSLVYNGGDALLAQNRQGLAELVANSLTTGTKKLSANALEDFLADRAADLSATAGRDAFSVSAKFPSRFQKDMFGLVSDVLLTPALLPAEVSREVSDQLAAIKSQEDKPLGLAFRKLFPFLYTDTAYAYTRLGQPDTVRTFTAADVAGFWTAQRQRPWVMAVCGDFDPAAVRALADKLAKADGPAKPFSFATPKWGEKREDTVHLPGRNQTHLLMVFPVPGLRSPDTPGLELLNNVLAGQSGLLFSRLRDGESLGYSVTSFLWQSDTTGFLAFYIGTSPDKASAALDGFARVAAQLRQTPLPDEMMLRAKNVLSGDYYRDRQALSSRSAEAARSLSQGLPLDNDRRVVEAAQSLTPENLKALAEKYLKPEAAYVFKVQP, encoded by the coding sequence ATGCGTTGGCGTTTTTCCCTTTTCCTTCTCACGTCGCTGCTCGCCCTGGCCGCTGTCGCGGCCGCAGCCGAGCCGCCGCATGTCGTGCGCCTGCCCAACGGCCTGACCGTCATGGTCATCGAGGACAACCGCTTCCCGCTGGTGTCCGAACGGCTTTTCGTCCATGCCGGCTCGGGCTACGAAACGCCCAAACAGGCGGGTCTGAGCCACCTGCTCGAACACATGGTCTTCAAATCCACGGCCAAACGTCCGGCCGGCCAGGTGGCTTCGGACGTCGAGGGCGCCGGCGGGGAGCTCAATGCCTCCACCAGCTTCGACAGCACCACCTTCCGGGTGGACATGCCGGCGGACCGCTGGAAGCTCGGCCTCGACGTCATCAAGGACATGATTTTCGGGGCCAAGTTCGTGCCTGAGGAGCTTGATTCCGAACGCAAGGTGGTGTTGTCGGAACTGGCCCGGGGGCGGGACAATCCCGACAACCGGCTGTTCCAGATGACCCAGGCCATGGCCTGGCCCGGACAGTCCTACGGCTGGCCCGTCATCGGTTTTCCCGAGACGGTCTCGAAGTTCACCGCCGACGACCTGCGCGCCTACGTCAAGGAACGCTACCAGCCCCAGTCCATGCTGCTGGTGGTCGCCGGCAAGGTGCGGGCCGAGGATGTCGAGCAGGAGGCCGGGGAACTTTTCGGCTCCCTGGTCAACGACCGGCCCCAGACCCCGATCGTCCCCTACGTCCAACCCGGCATGGCGGTGGGTCAGCCCATGGTCAAGGTGGAATACGGGCAGTGGAACAAGGTGCGCCTGCAGCTTTCCTTTCCCACGCCCGGCATCCGCACCGCCGACGAGGCTTCCCTCGACGTGTTGGCCCAGCTTTTGGCCGGGGACGAAACCAGCCGGCTGTACCGCACGTTCAAGTACGACAAGAAGCTGGTCGACGACATTTCCTGCACGTCGATGACGTTGGAGCGGGGCGGGCTTTTTATTATCGACGTTTCCCTGGACGCCAAGAACGTGGCCGCCTTCTGGCAGGGCCTGCTTACGGAACTGGCCCATCTGCGGGGTTCGTCGTTTACCGACCATGAACTGGCCCGGGTCAAGCTCAATATCGAGGACGGCCTGTACCGGGCCAAGGAAACCCTGGCCGGAATGGCCATGAAGGCGGGCTATTTCCGTTTCTACGGCTACGATCCCAACGGCGAGGCCAACTATCTGCGCGCCGTGCGTCTGGTGGACCAGAAGTCCCTGCAAGCCGTCATCGAGGCCACGCTTCGCCCCGAGCGCCGGCTGGTCGCCGCCTTGGTGCCCAAGGCCGACGAAAAGGTGGTCACGGCCGACGCGCTGACCGCCCTGGCCAACAAGGCCTGGCCCGCGCCCAAGGCCGCCTCCGCCACGACAACGCAGGCCGCCGGCGGCGTGGCCGCGCCCGAGGTGGCGGATCTCGGCGGCGGGCACACGCTGGTGCTGTTGCCCGACAAGACGCTGCCCTACGTGTCCGTGTCCCTGGTCTACAACGGCGGGGACGCGCTTTTGGCGCAAAATAGGCAGGGACTGGCGGAACTCGTGGCCAACAGCCTGACCACGGGCACGAAAAAGCTTTCGGCCAACGCCCTGGAGGATTTCCTGGCCGACCGGGCCGCCGACCTTTCCGCGACGGCCGGGCGCGACGCCTTTTCCGTATCGGCCAAGTTTCCCAGCCGGTTCCAGAAAGACATGTTCGGCCTTGTGTCCGATGTGCTGCTGACCCCGGCCCTTTTGCCCGCCGAGGTCTCGCGCGAGGTGTCGGACCAGCTCGCGGCCATCAAATCCCAGGAGGACAAGCCGCTCGGGCTCGCCTTCCGCAAGCTCTTCCCGTTCCTGTATACCGACACCGCCTATGCCTATACGCGCCTGGGCCAGCCGGACACGGTGCGGACCTTCACGGCCGCGGACGTCGCCGGTTTCTGGACGGCCCAGAGGCAGCGGCCCTGGGTAATGGCCGTGTGCGGTGATTTCGATCCCGCCGCCGTGCGCGCCCTGGCCGATAAGCTGGCCAAGGCCGACGGGCCGGCCAAGCCGTTTAGCTTCGCCACGCCCAAGTGGGGCGAGAAGCGCGAGGATACCGTGCATCTCCCCGGTCGCAACCAGACCCATCTGCTCATGGTCTTTCCGGTGCCGGGCCTGCGCTCGCCGGACACCCCGGGTCTCGAGCTCTTAAACAACGTCCTGGCCGGGCAAAGCGGGTTGCTTTTTTCCCGCCTGCGCGACGGCGAGAGCCTTGGGTATTCCGTGACCTCGTTTCTCTGGCAGTCGGATACGACCGGTTTTTTGGCCTTCTACATCGGCACCTCGCCCGACAAGGCCAGTGCGGCCCTGGACGGCTTTGCGCGGGTGGCGGCCCAGTTGCGCCAGACCCCGCTTCCCGACGAAATGATGCTGCGGGCCAAAAACGTCCTGTCCGGGGATTATTACCGGGACCGGCAGGCGCTTTCCTCGCGTAGCGCCGAGGCGGCCCGGTCGCTGTCCCAGGGCCTGCCGCTGGACAACGATCGCCGGGTGGTCGAGGCGGCCCAGTCGCTTACCCCGGAGAACCTCAAGGCGCTGGCCGAGAAATATCTGAAGCCGGAGGCGGCCTACGTCTTCAAGGTGCAGCCCTGA
- a CDS encoding transcriptional repressor, which translates to MAGQGHQTPAAAMLARAGIEPTSLRLCVAEVLSGEGQALPATDILARVRERHRANKVTLYRILDLFVEKGLAFRHSSGDRAFRYCLGPRFSSRAHCHAYCLRCGRMECLPAPETLVDMTALGERMAMDVMGVEVRIDGICAACRKAAEEDGETTGPVDAEPGNN; encoded by the coding sequence ATGGCGGGGCAGGGACACCAGACGCCGGCGGCGGCCATGCTGGCCCGGGCGGGCATCGAACCCACGTCCTTGCGCCTGTGCGTGGCCGAGGTGCTGTCCGGGGAGGGACAGGCCCTGCCGGCGACCGACATTCTGGCCCGGGTCCGGGAGCGCCACCGGGCCAACAAGGTCACGCTCTACCGCATTCTCGATCTCTTTGTGGAAAAGGGCTTGGCCTTTCGCCACAGCTCCGGCGATAGGGCCTTTCGCTATTGCCTGGGGCCGCGCTTTTCCAGCCGGGCCCACTGCCATGCCTACTGCCTGCGTTGCGGCCGCATGGAGTGCCTGCCCGCCCCGGAGACGCTTGTGGACATGACCGCCCTTGGCGAACGCATGGCCATGGACGTGATGGGGGTGGAGGTGCGCATCGACGGCATTTGCGCCGCCTGCCGCAAAGCCGCCGAAGAGGATGGGGAGACGACCGGGCCGGTTGACGCCGAGCCGGGAAACAACTAG
- the gmd gene encoding GDP-mannose 4,6-dehydratase, translating into MKNKVALITGITGQDGAYLAELLLQKGYEVHGIKRRSSLFNTQRIDHLYSDPHDTGRRLMLHYGDLSDSTNLIRIMQEVRPDEVYNLAAQSHVKVSFESPEYTADVDALGTLRLLEAIRILGLEKHTRFYQASTSELFGKVVETPQTEKTPFYPRSPYAVAKLYAYWITVNYREAYGMYACNGILFNHESPVRGETFVTRKITRAMARIKLGLQDCLYLGNMSALRDWGHAKDYVEMQWLMLQQDAPDDFVIATGRQSSVRDFVSMTAAELGIPLRFEGEGANEKGYDAETGKCLVAVDPRYFRPTEVETLLGDPTKARERLGWQPRITIEQMVSEMVRNDLREAERDALCKSQGFAVFDYNE; encoded by the coding sequence ATGAAGAACAAAGTCGCGCTGATCACCGGTATCACCGGGCAGGACGGTGCCTATCTGGCCGAATTGCTGCTGCAAAAGGGCTACGAGGTGCATGGCATCAAGCGCCGGTCCTCGCTTTTCAACACCCAGCGCATTGACCATCTCTACAGCGACCCACACGACACCGGCCGCAGACTGATGTTGCACTACGGCGACCTGTCCGATTCCACCAACCTCATCCGCATCATGCAGGAGGTCCGGCCGGACGAGGTCTACAACCTGGCCGCCCAGAGCCACGTCAAGGTCTCCTTCGAGTCGCCGGAATATACCGCCGATGTGGACGCCCTGGGAACCTTGCGCCTGCTCGAGGCCATCCGCATCCTGGGGCTCGAGAAACACACCCGTTTTTACCAGGCCTCGACCTCGGAGCTGTTCGGCAAGGTGGTGGAGACGCCCCAGACCGAGAAAACGCCGTTTTATCCGCGAAGCCCCTATGCCGTGGCCAAGCTCTATGCCTACTGGATCACGGTCAACTACCGCGAGGCCTACGGCATGTATGCCTGCAACGGCATCCTTTTCAATCACGAGTCCCCGGTTCGCGGTGAAACGTTTGTGACCCGCAAGATCACCCGGGCCATGGCCCGTATCAAGCTGGGGCTCCAGGATTGCCTGTATCTCGGCAACATGAGCGCGCTTCGCGATTGGGGCCATGCCAAGGATTACGTGGAGATGCAGTGGCTCATGCTCCAGCAGGACGCGCCGGACGATTTCGTCATCGCCACCGGCCGGCAATCCTCGGTGCGCGACTTCGTGTCGATGACCGCGGCTGAGCTCGGCATCCCCCTGCGTTTCGAGGGCGAAGGCGCAAACGAGAAGGGGTATGACGCCGAAACGGGCAAATGCCTCGTGGCCGTCGATCCCCGCTATTTCCGGCCGACAGAGGTGGAAACCCTGCTCGGCGATCCCACCAAGGCCCGGGAGCGTCTGGGCTGGCAGCCGAGGATCACCATCGAGCAGATGGTGTCCGAGATGGTGCGAAATGATCTGCGCGAGGCCGAGCGGGATGCGCTCTGCAAAAGCCAGGGATTTGCCGTTTTCGACTACAACGAATAG
- a CDS encoding OsmC family protein, which yields MIRCRTLETPFQVEFSSGGHTGVCDAPADKGGQGQGFRPHELLEAALGSCTSMIITMYAKNHGIALTGVSVDVSLDRSEPGTTAFHCAITLSGDLTDEERQRLLRAARACPVRKTLSAKLVFREQG from the coding sequence ATGATACGATGCCGCACCCTCGAGACACCGTTTCAGGTGGAGTTTTCAAGCGGCGGCCATACCGGCGTGTGCGACGCGCCCGCGGACAAGGGCGGGCAAGGCCAGGGCTTTCGGCCCCACGAACTGCTGGAAGCGGCCCTGGGCTCGTGCACGTCCATGATCATCACCATGTACGCCAAAAATCACGGCATCGCCCTTACGGGCGTCAGCGTCGACGTGTCGCTCGATCGCAGCGAACCCGGGACTACGGCCTTTCACTGCGCGATCACGCTCTCCGGCGACCTGACCGACGAGGAGCGCCAACGCCTCTTGCGCGCGGCCAGGGCCTGCCCGGTGCGCAAGACGCTTTCCGCCAAGCTGGTCTTTCGTGAACAGGGGTAA
- a CDS encoding metal ABC transporter permease, with protein MIADMLTLPFLQHALIAALLAAVCCGVMGTLIVANRMVFLAGGAAHAAYGGVGLAYFLALPVLPVTVAFTVAAALLMAAVTLKRLEDTDTVIGVLWAAGMAFGIILLDLTPGYKPDLMSYLFGSIITVPVSDLYALAALAVVLIGLTLRHYNGFVAMAFDREFAAVRGAPVRFLHYLLTGLAAVTVVLLIRVAGLILIIALLSVAPSLAMRRVASLGRAMVVASVLNIFFCLAGLMLAYHFDLTSGAAIIAVAAVTFCLTLAVGFLPRRKSV; from the coding sequence ATGATCGCGGATATGCTGACGCTGCCCTTTTTGCAGCACGCGCTTATAGCCGCGCTTTTGGCCGCCGTGTGCTGCGGTGTCATGGGCACGCTCATCGTGGCCAACCGCATGGTCTTTCTGGCCGGCGGCGCGGCCCATGCCGCCTACGGCGGGGTGGGGCTGGCCTACTTTCTGGCGCTCCCCGTACTGCCCGTCACCGTGGCCTTCACCGTGGCCGCGGCCCTGCTCATGGCCGCCGTGACACTCAAGCGTCTCGAGGACACGGACACGGTCATCGGCGTGCTCTGGGCGGCCGGCATGGCCTTCGGCATCATCCTGCTCGACCTGACCCCGGGCTACAAACCCGACCTCATGAGCTATCTTTTCGGCAGCATCATCACCGTGCCGGTCTCCGACCTCTATGCCCTGGCCGCGCTGGCCGTGGTGCTTATCGGGCTGACGCTGCGGCACTACAACGGTTTCGTGGCCATGGCTTTCGACCGGGAGTTCGCGGCCGTACGCGGCGCGCCGGTCAGGTTCCTGCACTATCTGCTCACGGGACTCGCCGCCGTGACGGTGGTGCTTCTCATCCGCGTGGCCGGCCTGATCCTGATCATCGCGCTTTTATCCGTGGCCCCGAGTCTGGCCATGCGCCGCGTCGCTTCCCTGGGCCGGGCCATGGTCGTCGCCTCCGTGCTCAACATCTTTTTCTGCCTGGCCGGGCTCATGCTTGCCTACCACTTCGACCTGACCTCCGGCGCGGCCATCATCGCCGTGGCCGCGGTCACCTTTTGCCTGACCCTGGCCGTGGGGTTCCTGCCCCGCCGGAAAAGCGTATAG
- a CDS encoding TIGR03960 family B12-binding radical SAM protein translates to MREFAPWLQKPTQYLGAEWGRTAKDAASVRARVALAFPDMYEVGMSYVGGRILYETVNRVAGLAAERVFTPTDEAAGLLREKGAPLCTLESDTPLAACDVVAFHLTHELCYTNVLYMLDLAGIPFRAADRSEDGPLVIAGGGCAFNAEPVAPFFDLMVIGDGEEALPAILQAVATAREEGGLSKRDVLLRLTAIPGVYVPSFFDVGPDGAPVPLVPGYARVTKAIVADLDTAPFPTCQVVPFAQAVHDRLAVEIARGCTRGCRFCHAGMIYRPVRERSLPELEKLVAEGLSRTGYEELSFLSLSTGDFSALESLFAHTIDRCRRDQVAVSLPSLRAGTLSDSILDMMAGIRRTGATVAPEAATQRLRDVINKGITEEDILAHVAKLFGHGWQQVKLYFMIGLPTETEEDVRGIYELAKKVLAQAPPGTKRLQVTAAISPYVPKTHTPFQWEAQISLEQIKERVGYLRDLFATDRRLTLRWHEPEMSFLEGVFSRAGRELAPLVEAAYRQGALFCSWIDRFDLAPWLRVFDEAGLDPAKWLAARDPDAPLPWDHLSCGVTPGFLRRERQKALAGRITADCRYGECSGCGVCDFEGRKSELRAAGDAEIRPRCNRPEREHEAVAAPPPPAKEDLTRKAVHVRLWFTKTGSAVYLSQLELTRLFERALRRAGLRPSFSAGYHPLPQMSFGRALSVGVASEAEWMGLFLREPVAPGDIPARLNPNLPEGLVMVAVEELPPGRKVPHPIEETFELVIPAACAKDCLERWAAFTAADSFAVTWESKKGPRSIDARPLVTSIAAGESDHTVRFTCLFAEAYVSPLRLVEAVCPGLARGRYALTKVAVAFEAGGAAFPSGLMNQN, encoded by the coding sequence ATGCGCGAATTCGCTCCCTGGCTGCAAAAGCCCACCCAGTATCTTGGTGCCGAATGGGGCCGTACGGCCAAGGACGCCGCTTCGGTGCGCGCCCGGGTCGCCCTGGCCTTTCCGGATATGTATGAAGTCGGCATGTCCTATGTGGGCGGGCGTATCCTTTACGAGACCGTCAACCGTGTTGCGGGCCTTGCCGCCGAGCGCGTCTTCACGCCGACCGACGAGGCCGCGGGGCTTCTGCGCGAGAAGGGCGCGCCGCTTTGCACCCTGGAGTCCGACACGCCGCTGGCCGCCTGCGACGTGGTGGCGTTCCACCTCACCCACGAGCTGTGCTACACCAACGTGCTGTACATGCTGGATTTGGCCGGCATCCCTTTTCGCGCTGCCGACCGGAGCGAGGACGGGCCGCTGGTCATCGCCGGCGGCGGTTGCGCCTTCAATGCCGAGCCCGTGGCCCCGTTTTTCGACCTCATGGTCATCGGCGACGGCGAAGAGGCCCTGCCCGCCATTTTGCAGGCCGTGGCCACGGCCAGGGAGGAGGGCGGCCTTTCGAAGCGCGACGTGCTCCTGCGCCTGACCGCCATCCCCGGCGTCTATGTGCCGTCCTTTTTCGACGTCGGCCCGGATGGCGCGCCGGTCCCCCTGGTGCCGGGCTACGCGCGTGTGACCAAGGCGATTGTGGCCGATCTGGACACGGCTCCCTTTCCCACCTGTCAGGTGGTGCCCTTTGCCCAGGCCGTGCACGACCGCTTGGCCGTGGAGATCGCCCGGGGCTGCACGCGCGGCTGTCGTTTCTGCCATGCCGGCATGATCTACCGGCCGGTCAGGGAGCGCAGCCTGCCCGAGCTGGAAAAACTCGTGGCCGAGGGACTTTCGCGCACCGGCTACGAGGAACTGTCCTTTCTTTCCCTGTCCACCGGCGATTTTTCCGCTCTGGAAAGCCTGTTCGCCCACACCATCGACCGCTGCCGCCGGGATCAGGTGGCCGTGTCGTTGCCGTCACTGCGGGCCGGCACGCTCTCCGACTCCATCCTCGACATGATGGCCGGCATTCGCCGCACCGGCGCGACCGTGGCCCCGGAAGCCGCCACCCAGCGCCTGCGCGACGTCATCAACAAGGGCATCACCGAAGAGGACATCCTGGCCCACGTGGCCAAGCTCTTTGGCCACGGCTGGCAGCAGGTCAAGCTCTACTTCATGATCGGCCTGCCGACCGAGACCGAGGAGGACGTGCGGGGCATTTACGAACTGGCCAAAAAGGTGCTCGCCCAGGCTCCTCCCGGGACCAAAAGGCTCCAGGTCACGGCCGCCATCTCGCCCTACGTGCCCAAGACCCATACGCCGTTTCAGTGGGAAGCGCAGATCAGTCTGGAACAGATCAAGGAACGGGTGGGGTATCTGCGCGATCTTTTCGCCACGGACCGGCGGCTGACGCTGCGCTGGCACGAGCCGGAGATGAGCTTTCTCGAAGGCGTCTTTTCCCGGGCCGGCCGGGAGCTTGCGCCCCTGGTCGAGGCCGCCTACCGCCAGGGCGCGCTTTTTTGCTCCTGGATCGACCGGTTCGACCTGGCTCCCTGGCTGCGGGTGTTCGACGAAGCCGGGCTGGACCCGGCCAAGTGGCTGGCCGCGCGCGACCCGGATGCGCCGCTGCCCTGGGACCATCTTTCCTGCGGCGTCACCCCGGGCTTTTTGCGCCGGGAGCGCCAGAAAGCCCTGGCCGGGCGCATCACGGCCGACTGCCGCTACGGCGAGTGCTCGGGCTGCGGCGTGTGCGACTTCGAGGGGCGCAAGAGCGAACTGCGCGCCGCCGGGGACGCGGAAATCCGCCCGCGCTGCAACCGTCCCGAACGCGAACACGAGGCCGTGGCCGCGCCGCCGCCCCCAGCCAAGGAAGATTTGACCCGCAAGGCCGTGCATGTGCGCCTGTGGTTTACCAAGACCGGCAGCGCCGTGTACCTGAGCCAGCTCGAACTCACGCGTCTTTTCGAGCGCGCTTTGCGCCGGGCCGGGCTTCGGCCGAGCTTTTCCGCAGGCTACCATCCGCTGCCCCAGATGTCCTTCGGACGGGCCCTGTCGGTGGGCGTTGCGAGCGAGGCCGAGTGGATGGGGCTTTTTCTGCGTGAGCCGGTGGCTCCCGGCGACATCCCGGCAAGGCTCAATCCCAACCTGCCCGAGGGGCTGGTCATGGTGGCCGTGGAGGAGTTGCCTCCGGGCCGCAAGGTGCCGCATCCCATCGAGGAAACTTTCGAACTTGTCATACCCGCCGCCTGCGCCAAGGACTGCCTGGAACGCTGGGCCGCGTTTACGGCGGCGGACAGCTTTGCCGTGACCTGGGAATCGAAAAAAGGTCCGCGCTCCATCGACGCCCGGCCCCTTGTCACCAGTATTGCCGCCGGCGAATCCGATCATACGGTGCGCTTCACCTGCCTTTTCGCCGAAGCCTACGTGAGCCCCTTGCGGCTGGTCGAAGCGGTCTGCCCGGGACTGGCGCGCGGTCGCTACGCCCTGACCAAGGTTGCCGTGGCCTTCGAAGCGGGTGGGGCGGCGTTCCCTTCCGGTTTGATGAACCAGAATTAA
- a CDS encoding GDP-mannose 4,6-dehydratase, with protein sequence MKKALIFGVSGQDGAYLARLLLEKGYQVTGTSRDAQMTSFRNLAALGLRDRVALFSVTLTDFRSVLTVLTKVVPDEIYHLAGQSSVGLSFEQPVETFHSISLGTLNLLEAVRFLNAPVRLYNASSSDCFGDTGGEPATETTPFAPRSPYAVAKAAAHFEVANYREAYNLFACNGILFNHESPLRPTRFVTRKIVAAACRIAKGSGERLRLGNIDVARDWGYAPQYVEAMWRMLQQDAPEDYVIATGQTITLRDFTAHAFDAVGLDWRDHVDVDPSLFRPSDIAVSRANPSKAAQRLGWRATLGPADVARAMVAHEMGQPQPEKTAP encoded by the coding sequence ATGAAAAAAGCGCTTATTTTCGGAGTCTCCGGTCAGGACGGAGCCTATCTTGCCCGGTTGCTGCTGGAGAAGGGCTATCAGGTGACCGGGACCTCCCGCGACGCCCAGATGACTTCCTTTCGCAATCTGGCCGCGCTCGGCCTGCGCGACCGGGTGGCGCTTTTTTCCGTGACGCTGACCGATTTCCGCAGCGTGCTGACCGTGCTGACCAAGGTCGTGCCGGACGAGATCTACCACCTGGCCGGGCAGTCCTCGGTCGGGCTCTCCTTCGAGCAGCCGGTGGAAACCTTCCACTCCATCAGCCTCGGCACCCTCAATCTGCTCGAGGCCGTGCGTTTCCTGAATGCGCCGGTCAGGCTCTACAACGCCTCGTCGAGCGACTGCTTCGGTGACACCGGCGGGGAACCCGCGACGGAAACGACTCCCTTTGCCCCGCGAAGTCCCTATGCCGTGGCCAAGGCGGCCGCCCATTTCGAGGTGGCCAATTACCGCGAGGCCTATAATCTTTTCGCCTGCAACGGCATCCTTTTCAACCACGAATCGCCGCTTCGCCCGACGCGCTTCGTCACCCGCAAGATCGTTGCCGCCGCCTGCCGCATTGCCAAAGGCTCCGGCGAACGCCTGCGCCTGGGCAACATCGACGTGGCCCGGGACTGGGGCTACGCCCCCCAGTACGTGGAGGCCATGTGGCGCATGCTCCAGCAGGACGCGCCTGAGGATTACGTCATCGCCACCGGCCAAACCATCACCTTGCGTGATTTTACCGCCCACGCCTTCGACGCTGTCGGCCTTGACTGGCGTGACCACGTCGACGTGGACCCCTCCCTTTTTCGTCCCTCGGACATTGCCGTAAGCCGGGCCAACCCGTCCAAGGCGGCGCAGCGCCTGGGCTGGCGGGCGACGCTCGGTCCCGCCGACGTGGCCCGGGCCATGGTCGCCCACGAAATGGGTCAACCGCAACCGGAGAAAACCGCTCCATGA
- a CDS encoding Ion channel, translating to MSLRSILGLVGLAVSLPFLIYLVYLSQAKTTTPDQVIFLAFAFSITFPTLILLSLVLFRSLVVLAVSLPVYAACIVAGYARTFMAFQIVCNNRLTESFRDCLYLSVSLFTNTGCTDCIPTPSLRLLAASEAFFGYLTLGVFSACLIVILVRLITANNLR from the coding sequence ATGAGCCTTCGCTCCATTCTCGGACTGGTCGGCCTGGCCGTATCATTGCCGTTTCTCATCTATCTGGTCTATTTGAGCCAGGCCAAGACCACGACGCCCGACCAGGTCATCTTTCTGGCCTTCGCCTTTTCCATCACCTTCCCGACACTGATCCTGCTGTCGCTTGTGCTCTTTCGCAGCCTCGTCGTCCTGGCCGTTTCCCTGCCGGTCTACGCCGCCTGCATCGTGGCCGGCTACGCCAGGACGTTCATGGCCTTCCAGATCGTCTGCAACAACCGGCTCACGGAATCCTTCCGGGATTGCCTCTACCTGAGCGTATCGCTTTTCACCAATACCGGCTGCACCGACTGCATTCCCACGCCAAGCCTGCGCCTGCTCGCCGCCTCGGAAGCCTTCTTCGGCTACCTGACCCTCGGCGTTTTTTCCGCCTGCCTCATCGTCATCCTGGTGCGGCTCATCACCGCCAACAACCTGCGCTAG
- a CDS encoding ABC transporter ATP-binding protein: MSEAVVDIRDLTFAYNGQAALSGVSLAVAPGDRLAVLGPNGGGKTTLLKLILGILQPTSGTIRVFGREPGRQSARIGYVPQRLEGVAERKDLPIRVREVALMGLLASGRYGFRFSRDEMRRADAALTRVEMLPLADKRFCELSGGQKQRTLIARALVSDPDLLILDEPTANIDPQGKFCLYEVLSRIGQGVTSLVVSHDLSILAAGVTAVACVNARVLYAPQPKLTQEMVDLLYGVHSHTCPLDAYLRRITPELAGLTPLETR; the protein is encoded by the coding sequence GTGAGCGAAGCCGTCGTCGACATCCGCGACTTGACGTTCGCCTACAACGGTCAGGCGGCCCTCTCGGGGGTCAGCCTGGCCGTTGCCCCTGGTGACCGGCTGGCCGTGCTCGGCCCGAATGGCGGCGGCAAGACCACGCTGTTAAAGCTCATCCTCGGCATCCTGCAGCCGACGTCCGGCACCATCCGCGTTTTCGGCCGCGAGCCCGGACGCCAAAGCGCCCGTATCGGCTACGTGCCCCAGCGCCTGGAAGGCGTGGCCGAGCGCAAGGACCTGCCCATACGGGTGCGCGAGGTGGCGCTGATGGGCCTGCTTGCCTCGGGCAGATACGGCTTTCGGTTCAGTCGCGACGAAATGCGACGGGCTGATGCCGCGCTTACCCGCGTGGAAATGCTGCCCTTGGCCGACAAGCGCTTTTGCGAGCTTTCCGGCGGCCAGAAACAGCGAACGCTCATTGCCCGGGCCCTGGTTTCCGACCCGGACCTGCTCATCCTCGACGAGCCCACGGCCAATATCGACCCCCAGGGCAAATTCTGTCTTTACGAGGTGCTCTCGCGCATCGGCCAGGGCGTGACTTCCCTGGTCGTCAGCCATGATCTCAGCATCCTGGCCGCCGGGGTCACGGCCGTTGCCTGCGTCAACGCCCGGGTGCTCTACGCCCCGCAGCCGAAGCTCACCCAGGAGATGGTGGACCTGCTCTACGGCGTTCACAGCCACACCTGTCCCCTGGACGCCTATCTGCGCCGCATCACGCCCGAACTGGCCGGCCTTACCCCCCTGGAGACGCGATGA